One genomic window of Quercus lobata isolate SW786 chromosome 9, ValleyOak3.0 Primary Assembly, whole genome shotgun sequence includes the following:
- the LOC115960499 gene encoding 40S ribosomal protein S19-3-like, whose protein sequence is MEAARTVKDVSPHEFAKSYAAHLKRSGRVELPEWTDLVKTATFKELAPYDPDWYYIRAASMARKIYLRGGLGVGAFRRIYGGSKRNGSRPPHFCKSSGSIARHILQQLEMMKIVEIDSKSGRKITSSGRRDLDQVAGRIALAH, encoded by the exons atggaggcaGCGAGAACTGTAAAAGACGTTTCCCCTCACGAGTTCGCCAAGTCCTACGCCGCTCACCTCAAACGCTCTGGCcgg gtcgAGCTCCCTGAATGGACTGATCTTGTCAAGACTGCAACATTTAAGGAGCTTGCTCCATATGACCCGGATTGGTACTACATTAGAGCCG CTTCCATGGCAAGGAAGATCTACTTGAGGGGGGGTCTTGGTGTTGGTGCCTTCAGAAGGATCTATGGAGGAAGCAAGAGGAATGGCAGTCGCCCACCCCATTTCTGTAAAAGCAGTGGATCTATTGCTCGTCACATACTTCAGCAATTGGAGATGATGAAGATCGTTGAGATCGACTCAAAGAG TGGGAGGAAAATCACATCCAGTGGCCGGCGAGATCTGGATCAAGTTGCTGGACGGATTGCACTTGCCCATTGA